From a single Actinomycetota bacterium genomic region:
- a CDS encoding cell wall-binding repeat-containing protein, which produces MMSPWIRARIVVLVVLAMLVAGVQTAYAAAPPTTPATVRSIDFESAIPSDMSIWGVVYTFPPKDPTAWWGRITNRKYAGSYGLWCAGNMPANWTTYGGKYPERTRGIADLYLPQLADYYSSEFSYYYSMPNYGLYDSSSFNPMWYSEADPTDRDTNPFRPTTKYAEWSQDKWNLSNVGNDVNLSRESGYFRFQFVDNGEGYLQTPTTGEGATVDNIVVTGYKYGPVRTLTGTPSTGQVVLNWLRPYRAAGATTLEERSITYRVWRAYDVVNPSWTELTTVRLTSPTFTDSTVAEGTRYRYIVQAWDDGTGIGYGSTTQVIVTASGGGGGTLPPTEVDRLASDTRFSTAIAIAREGFDSDPVAAGTQWTSVKDVIIASGEDRAAADPLAASGLCGAYDAPLFLVKEGSTPSEVKIALKEIVTQNGTVTVHIVGGPASVSDSRYNELVSYVGSGKLIKDRLLSTGTRYDMARAIAERMRSLNGGVPPSAVLVANGADPAKFFDALALSPIAASKGYPILLVSATGVPSSTEWCVKTYKPSKVIIGGGPATVGSSVKSRLKTLAGVTPEQWYGKTKYTTAQVIADNAVSRGYLTRSAVGIAAKLPDALTGGSVIGRFSGVLLITPGDALAGNVSTWLTAHKAEIHNCYVFGGTASVKPTVLTAITNKLK; this is translated from the coding sequence ATGATGTCACCTTGGATTCGAGCCCGTATCGTCGTACTTGTGGTCCTCGCGATGCTTGTCGCAGGAGTGCAGACGGCCTACGCCGCCGCACCTCCTACGACCCCTGCGACCGTCCGCAGCATCGACTTCGAGTCCGCCATCCCTTCGGACATGAGCATCTGGGGAGTCGTCTACACCTTCCCGCCGAAGGACCCCACCGCCTGGTGGGGGAGGATCACCAACCGCAAGTACGCGGGCAGCTACGGTCTGTGGTGCGCGGGCAACATGCCTGCCAACTGGACCACCTACGGCGGCAAGTACCCGGAGCGCACCCGCGGCATCGCTGACCTCTACCTGCCCCAGCTCGCCGACTACTACTCCTCGGAGTTCTCCTACTACTACTCCATGCCGAACTACGGCCTGTACGACTCCAGCTCGTTCAACCCCATGTGGTATTCCGAGGCAGACCCGACCGACAGGGACACGAACCCGTTCAGGCCGACCACGAAGTACGCGGAGTGGTCGCAGGACAAGTGGAACCTCTCCAACGTCGGCAACGACGTCAACCTCTCGCGGGAGTCGGGCTACTTCCGATTCCAGTTCGTCGACAACGGCGAGGGCTATCTGCAGACCCCGACCACCGGCGAGGGCGCGACGGTGGACAACATCGTGGTGACGGGCTACAAGTACGGTCCGGTACGCACGCTCACCGGCACGCCCTCGACCGGCCAGGTCGTACTGAACTGGCTGCGACCCTACCGCGCCGCAGGTGCGACCACGCTTGAGGAGCGCTCCATCACCTACCGGGTGTGGCGCGCCTACGATGTGGTCAATCCGTCGTGGACGGAACTCACCACGGTTCGGCTCACGAGCCCGACGTTCACGGACAGCACAGTCGCGGAGGGCACCCGATACCGCTACATCGTCCAGGCGTGGGACGATGGGACCGGTATCGGCTACGGATCGACCACACAGGTCATTGTCACCGCGAGCGGGGGAGGCGGTGGCACGCTGCCTCCGACCGAGGTCGACCGTCTGGCAAGTGACACCCGCTTCTCCACGGCGATAGCTATAGCTCGCGAGGGATTCGACTCGGATCCGGTCGCTGCCGGCACGCAGTGGACGAGTGTCAAGGACGTAATCATCGCATCGGGCGAGGATCGTGCCGCGGCGGATCCGCTCGCTGCGTCCGGGCTCTGTGGCGCGTACGATGCGCCACTGTTCCTGGTCAAGGAGGGTTCGACGCCAAGCGAAGTCAAGATCGCGCTCAAGGAGATAGTCACTCAGAACGGCACTGTGACTGTCCACATCGTTGGCGGGCCGGCATCGGTTTCTGACTCCCGCTACAACGAACTCGTGTCATACGTCGGCTCCGGCAAGCTCATCAAGGATCGCCTGCTTTCGACAGGCACTCGCTATGATATGGCCCGGGCCATTGCTGAGCGCATGAGGTCGCTCAACGGTGGCGTTCCGCCCTCGGCTGTTCTTGTTGCCAATGGTGCGGATCCCGCGAAGTTCTTTGACGCCCTTGCGCTCTCGCCGATTGCGGCGAGCAAGGGCTACCCGATCCTGCTCGTGAGCGCCACAGGCGTGCCTTCCTCCACCGAGTGGTGCGTCAAGACCTACAAGCCGTCGAAGGTCATCATCGGCGGTGGGCCAGCGACCGTTGGTAGCTCCGTGAAGTCGCGGCTCAAGACGCTTGCTGGCGTCACTCCAGAGCAGTGGTACGGGAAGACGAAGTACACCACCGCGCAGGTCATCGCGGACAATGCCGTTTCACGCGGCTATCTCACGCGCAGCGCGGTCGGCATCGCGGCGAAGCTGCCGGATGCGCTTACCGGCGGATCGGTCATCGGCAGGTTCAGCGGCGTGCTGCTCATAACGCCTGGTGACGCGCTTGCGGGCAACGTCAGCACGTGGCTTACTGCGCACAAGGCCGAGATACACAACTGCTACGTCTTCGGCGGGACTGCTTCGGTCAAGCCGACTGTGTTGACGGCCATCACGAACAAGCTCAAGTAG
- a CDS encoding S8 family serine peptidase, translated as MYTSKTSARLVGVAGAIAIAASLVFAAPATARLVSDDSGVRSVRSATARPALRSSHAGSLAADHVIVRFASQAGVAATARRHGLDIATDIQRDIQAGDSVSVVSVPDGTDAAAFASELEQDSSVLWAEPDYVMTVDAYTSTPNDPAFSDTADFSSGSQVYPDARAWWLKDQAGSTKASLVWPDLVRDGAAGHARASGSQVKVAVIDTGFYFNHPDAGSNIVAGYDYFESYSSATGFVTDGDVTPIDPSAPGTDIFSSSHGTCIAGQIAGATGNGGGTSSVGYDNQVVVYKVQGRYMEAGGSIPVGAAVIFTSRVAAAIRGAADDGARVINLSLGSSAYSQTLQDAIDYAYANGVLVVAAAGNGGNSTLSYPAAGNNVLAVGSYDLAGASGTSMARSTFSNWGEGLDLMAPGRMIYGFILPGWDEDGAGTDSQPGYAWWQGTSMASPNVAGIAALVWRFVPDLSADEVADVLTASAEDMGAAGYDTGTGYGAVRARAAVDELVRRYPVLAAPAVSAPQIAAGAQVDIEWSAVGGYKVTYDVQLDGETVAKGVTERKLSLQLAEGAHVVSVQAVSPRNWSDSRSTGVAVVRLDTTAPSAPQISVSESSASWICGETGVHGHEVRIDGGEIVATTGHWYSLAGLADGAHVIEVRTTDVAGNVGPWGRVDVEWPLLAGLAAPTDVARVASATRFSTAVDIARKAFDPAGGRTWPGVTDIIIASGEDRAAADPLAASGLAWAYDAPLFLVRADSTPAEVIAAVREIAKASERKIAVHVVGGPASVPDARAREIVAAAGVGEFQPTDRLLATGNRYDLARAIALRMQQVAGADAAKELPGTVLVANGADPAKFFDALALSPISANTGAPILLVSGTQVPAATRSALAALAPSRVIVGGGPSTVSGAVVRSLQAERWSGATRYSTAIAIGERAIAAGMLEPTAVGIAAKLPDALSGGSMVGRAHGILLLTSSAGLDPATSAWLEAHSDDVRSCYVFGGERSVSRKVAGSVSRALR; from the coding sequence ATGTACACCAGCAAGACATCCGCTCGTCTGGTCGGGGTCGCAGGAGCCATCGCAATCGCGGCCTCACTCGTCTTCGCGGCCCCTGCGACGGCGCGGCTCGTCTCCGACGACAGTGGCGTGAGGTCTGTTCGCTCCGCGACCGCTCGTCCAGCTCTCCGCAGCTCACACGCGGGCAGCCTCGCCGCCGACCACGTGATTGTCCGATTCGCGTCGCAAGCGGGGGTGGCGGCCACCGCTCGTCGGCACGGCCTCGACATCGCGACCGACATCCAGCGCGACATCCAGGCCGGCGACTCGGTCTCCGTTGTCTCGGTCCCCGACGGCACCGATGCAGCTGCCTTCGCAAGCGAACTCGAGCAGGACTCCTCGGTACTGTGGGCTGAGCCCGACTACGTCATGACGGTTGACGCCTACACCTCGACCCCGAACGATCCGGCGTTCTCGGACACGGCCGACTTCTCCAGCGGTTCGCAGGTCTACCCGGACGCGCGGGCCTGGTGGCTCAAGGACCAGGCAGGGTCCACCAAGGCGAGCCTGGTGTGGCCGGACCTGGTTCGTGACGGTGCCGCCGGTCATGCGCGTGCGAGCGGCTCCCAGGTCAAGGTCGCCGTCATCGACACCGGCTTCTACTTCAACCACCCCGACGCCGGCTCCAACATCGTCGCGGGATACGACTACTTCGAGAGCTACTCCTCGGCCACGGGGTTCGTGACCGACGGCGACGTCACTCCGATCGACCCCTCGGCGCCGGGAACCGACATCTTCTCGTCGTCGCACGGGACCTGCATCGCCGGTCAGATCGCCGGAGCGACCGGCAACGGCGGCGGCACGAGCTCGGTCGGCTACGACAACCAGGTCGTCGTCTACAAGGTGCAGGGCCGCTATATGGAAGCGGGCGGCAGCATCCCGGTCGGCGCGGCGGTCATCTTCACGAGTCGAGTCGCCGCGGCCATCCGCGGGGCGGCCGATGACGGTGCCCGGGTCATCAACCTCTCGCTGGGGTCCTCGGCATACTCGCAGACGCTGCAGGACGCCATCGACTATGCGTACGCGAACGGCGTGCTCGTGGTCGCGGCGGCTGGCAACGGCGGCAACAGCACGCTTTCGTACCCGGCGGCCGGCAACAACGTGCTCGCGGTGGGAAGCTACGACCTCGCGGGCGCGAGCGGCACCTCGATGGCCCGCAGCACGTTCTCGAACTGGGGCGAAGGCCTCGACCTCATGGCTCCGGGCCGCATGATCTACGGCTTCATCCTCCCCGGATGGGACGAGGACGGCGCAGGCACCGACAGCCAGCCCGGATACGCCTGGTGGCAGGGCACGAGCATGGCGTCGCCGAACGTCGCGGGCATCGCGGCGCTGGTGTGGCGCTTCGTTCCCGATCTCTCCGCCGACGAGGTCGCCGACGTCCTCACCGCCTCCGCCGAGGACATGGGCGCAGCGGGCTACGACACCGGCACCGGCTACGGCGCGGTGCGGGCGCGCGCGGCAGTCGACGAGCTCGTGCGCCGCTACCCGGTGCTTGCGGCACCGGCGGTCTCGGCGCCGCAGATCGCGGCCGGGGCGCAGGTCGACATCGAGTGGAGCGCCGTCGGCGGCTACAAGGTGACCTACGACGTGCAGCTCGACGGCGAGACCGTCGCGAAGGGCGTCACCGAGCGGAAGCTCTCGCTCCAGCTCGCCGAGGGCGCGCACGTGGTGAGCGTGCAGGCGGTAAGCCCGCGCAACTGGTCCGACTCCCGCAGCACGGGCGTCGCAGTCGTCCGGCTCGACACCACGGCTCCAAGCGCGCCGCAGATTTCGGTGAGCGAGTCCTCGGCCAGCTGGATATGCGGCGAGACGGGAGTGCACGGGCACGAGGTTCGCATCGACGGTGGCGAGATCGTGGCGACGACGGGCCACTGGTACTCGCTCGCGGGGCTCGCGGACGGCGCGCACGTGATCGAGGTGCGCACAACGGACGTCGCCGGCAACGTGGGACCGTGGGGCCGCGTTGATGTCGAGTGGCCGCTGCTCGCAGGGCTCGCGGCTCCGACCGACGTGGCGCGGGTCGCCTCGGCCACGCGCTTCTCGACCGCCGTCGACATCGCGCGCAAGGCCTTCGACCCGGCCGGTGGCCGGACATGGCCGGGCGTCACCGACATCATCATCGCGAGCGGCGAAGACCGCGCCGCGGCGGACCCGCTGGCAGCAAGCGGGCTCGCCTGGGCGTACGACGCGCCGCTCTTCCTCGTGCGGGCGGACTCCACGCCCGCCGAGGTCATCGCAGCAGTGCGCGAGATAGCGAAGGCAAGCGAGCGCAAGATCGCCGTTCACGTCGTAGGCGGTCCCGCGTCCGTACCCGACGCTCGTGCGCGCGAGATCGTTGCGGCAGCAGGAGTCGGTGAGTTCCAGCCGACCGACCGGCTACTTGCGACAGGCAACCGCTACGACCTCGCGCGTGCGATCGCGCTCCGCATGCAGCAGGTCGCGGGTGCAGATGCCGCGAAGGAGCTCCCGGGGACGGTGCTCGTGGCCAACGGCGCCGATCCGGCCAAGTTCTTCGACGCGCTGGCGCTCTCGCCGATCTCGGCGAACACCGGTGCCCCGATCCTGCTCGTGAGCGGCACGCAGGTCCCGGCGGCGACGCGGTCGGCGCTAGCGGCGCTGGCGCCCTCGCGTGTGATCGTCGGCGGCGGCCCGAGCACCGTCTCGGGCGCGGTTGTTCGCTCGCTGCAAGCCGAGCGCTGGTCCGGGGCCACCCGCTACTCCACCGCGATCGCCATCGGCGAGCGCGCCATCGCGGCCGGGATGCTCGAGCCCACCGCGGTCGGCATCGCCGCCAAGCTCCCGGACGCGCTCTCCGGAGGCAGCATGGTCGGCCGCGCACACGGCATCCTGCTCCTGACCTCCTCGGCAGGGCTCGACCCCGCTACCTCGGCGTGGCTCGAGGCGCACAGCGACGACGTCCGCTCCTGCTACGTCTTCGGCGGCGAGCGCTCGGTCTCGCGCAAGGTCGCGGGCTCCGTCAGCCGCGCGCTGCGGTAG
- a CDS encoding PDDEXK nuclease domain-containing protein yields MGNDDLRAVTPVDDTLFGDVADLIDSARQRAAASVNSELVMLYWGIGKRVREEVLGGERAAYGQDIVKRLAARLTERYGRGYSWQNIFRMMRAAELYPEAEIFSPLARILTWTNITELLTISDQPKRDFYLAFCVHERWSKRTLRAKIAAKLYERTLAAGGSTEGLAADLELLAATGTVEPSLAFHDPYVLDFLSLARKHSEADLERAILDEMQRFLLELGVGFAFVERQKRMTVDGRDYRLDLLLYHITMRCYVGLELKTRPLEPGDYGQMLLYLRWLDRHQRHAGDSAPIGLILCTEKGPEQVALLGLDSGEVRAAQYLTGEVRAGLERIAARSASDCGG; encoded by the coding sequence ATGGGTAACGATGATCTGAGAGCGGTGACGCCCGTCGACGACACTCTCTTCGGCGATGTCGCCGACCTCATCGACAGCGCTCGTCAGCGCGCAGCCGCTTCGGTCAACAGCGAACTCGTCATGCTCTATTGGGGCATCGGCAAGCGCGTGCGTGAGGAAGTCCTGGGCGGGGAGCGCGCGGCGTACGGGCAGGACATCGTGAAGCGCCTGGCGGCTCGACTGACCGAGCGCTACGGGCGAGGGTACAGTTGGCAGAACATCTTCAGAATGATGCGAGCCGCCGAACTGTATCCCGAGGCCGAGATATTCTCGCCACTGGCGAGAATATTGACGTGGACGAACATCACCGAACTCCTCACCATCTCCGACCAGCCCAAACGCGACTTCTACCTCGCATTCTGCGTGCACGAGCGGTGGTCCAAGCGAACCCTGCGCGCCAAGATCGCCGCCAAACTCTACGAGCGCACTCTCGCCGCAGGAGGCTCCACTGAAGGCCTCGCGGCCGATCTCGAGTTGCTTGCCGCCACCGGCACCGTCGAGCCTTCTCTCGCCTTCCACGACCCATACGTGCTCGACTTCCTCAGCCTGGCAAGGAAACATAGCGAAGCAGACTTGGAGCGTGCGATCCTCGATGAGATGCAGCGCTTCTTGCTCGAATTGGGCGTCGGCTTCGCATTCGTGGAGCGCCAGAAGCGCATGACCGTCGATGGGCGCGACTACCGGCTCGATCTGCTCCTATACCACATCACCATGCGGTGCTACGTCGGCCTTGAGCTCAAGACGCGCCCGCTCGAGCCGGGCGACTACGGGCAGATGTTGCTGTACCTGCGCTGGCTCGACCGCCATCAGCGACATGCTGGTGACTCGGCACCTATTGGGCTGATTCTGTGCACCGAGAAGGGGCCGGAACAGGTCGCACTCTTGGGACTGGACTCGGGCGAGGTTCGGGCAGCGCAGTACCTGACCGGCGAGGTGCGCGCGGGATTGGAGCGGATCGCGGCACGAAGCGCGTCTGACTGCGGAGGATGA